A single Vicugna pacos chromosome 15, VicPac4, whole genome shotgun sequence DNA region contains:
- the CMPK2 gene encoding UMP-CMP kinase 2, mitochondrial, with protein MAFGRRPRAPLLLARLPGLRRGACARAMAPPPCCLALELPGCILAHFAVGDEAPGARPDPRVAALLGPPGRSFSLSVPVAPGGDCAARVRAARLHQRLLHQLRRGPFQLCQLRRLLCYRPGGEAGDLQHGFLLHDPRDSPDTRRALLALLDAYPEAPRPRLAEFVGDPLSQVWRRPWELRDGQGWRQVGRERVVPAPEPELHPVVPDLPSSGVFPHREAARAVLEACTAFIPEAQAVLDLADQCPEQVQKGRFPVIVIEGLDATGKTTVTQSVSDSLKAVLLKSPPSCISQWRKIFDDEPNIIRRAFYSLGNYIVASEIAKESTTSPVIVDRYWHSTATYAIATEVSGGLQHLPPAHHPIYQWPRDLLKPDLVLLLTVSPEERMQRLEGRGMERTREEVELETNNVFRQKVEVSYQRMENPGCHVVDASPSREKVLQMVLRIIRNHCSAL; from the exons ATGGCCTTTGGCCGCCGCCCGCGCGCCCCGCTGCTGCTCGCGCGCCTCCCGGGACTGCGGCGCGGGGCCTGCGCTCGGGCCATGGCGCCGCCGCCGTGCTGCTTGGCGCTGGAGCTGCCCGGCTGCATCCTGGCTCACTTCGCCGTCGGCGACGAGGCCCCGGGCGCGCGCCCCGACCCCCGTGTGGCCGCGCTCCTGGGCCCCCCGGGCCGCAGCTTCTCGCTGAGCGTGCCGGTGGCGCCGGGCGGGGACTGCGCGGCCCGGGTGCGCGCGGCCCGGCTGCACCAGCGCCTGCTGCACCAGCTGCGCCGCGGCCCCTTCCAGCTGTGCCAGCTGCGCAGGCTGCTGTGCTACCGCCCGGGCGGCGAGGCGGGCGACCTGCAGCACGGCTTCCTGCTCCACGACCCGCGCGACAGCCCCGACACCCGGCGCGCGCTGCTGGCGCTGCTGGACGCTTACCCCGAGGCCCCGCGCCCGCGCCTGGCCGAGTTCGTGGGCGACCCGCTCAGCCAAGTGTGGCGGCGCCCGTGGGAGCTGCGGGACGGCCAGGGGTGGCGGCAGGTGGGCCGCGAGCGCGTCGTGCCCGCGCCGGAGCCCGAGCTGCACCCGGTGGTGCCCGACCTGCCTAGCTCCGGGGTCTTCCCCCACCGGGAGGCCGCCCGAGCCGTTTTGGAGGCG TGTACAGCCTTCATTCCTGAAGCCCAAGCGGTGCTTGATCTGGCTGACCAGTGCCCAGAGCAGGTCCAGAAGGGAAGGTTCCCCGTTATTGTCATTGAAGGACTGGATGCCACAG GTAAAACCACGGTGACCCAGTCAGTTTCAGATTCACTCAAGGCTGTTCTCTTAAAGTCACCACCCTCTTGTATCAGCCAGTGGAGGAAAATTTTTGATGATGAACCAAATATCATTAGAAGAGCCTTTTACTCTTTGGGCAATTATATCGTGGCTTCTGAAATAGCTAAAGAATCTACCACATCACCTGTGATTGTGGACAG GTACTGGCACAGCACGGCCACCTATGCCATAGCCACTGAGGTGAGTGGGGGCCTCCAGCACCTGCCCCCCGCCCATCACCCGATATACCAGTGGCCCAGGGACTTGCTCAAGCCCGACCTGGTGCTGCTGCTCACAGTGAGCCCCGAGGAGAGGATGCAGAGGCTCGAGGGCCGGGGCATGGAGCGGACCAGAGAGGAGGTGGAACTGGAGACCAACAACGTATTTCGTCAAAA GGTCGAGGTGTCCTACCAGCGGATGGAGAACCCTGGCTGCCACGTGGTTGACGCCAGCCCCTCAAGAGAGAAGGTCCTCCAGATGGTTTTACGCATAATCCGTAATCATTGTAGTGCGTTGTAG